The Arsenophonus sp. genome contains a region encoding:
- the aspS gene encoding aspartate--tRNA ligase gives MRTRYCGELSDQDIGKKVILCGWVNSYRHLGQFIFVDLRDITGIVQILFLKNNNNLFSQAKRIRNEFCIQIFGNVCRRKKNNDNIKTGTIEVQVNNFIIINSSDPLPIENKNKNIEDLRLKYRYLDLRRPTMLKTLKVRSKITSIIREFLEKNNFLNIETPVLTKSTPEGSRDFLIPSRIHKKKFYALPQSPQLFKQLLMISGVDRYYQIVKCFRDEDLRSDRQPEFTQVDLEISFMNSIKIRKLMEKMIRSLWKKILGIDIGTFPVITFLESIKKYGSDKPDLRNPLELIEVTELFKKNNYLNFLPFKIHDQISIILLCISNNTLLKYEILNQYIQNAKKKYQLDLFWIQINSLEINNIKIQSSINFEFQENKLFLNFLLNNFPIHIGDVIIFGLGKYNILNKYMGKLRVEMGNILNITKKNIWKPLWVIDFPIFKKDSNGVLQSMHHPFTAPKNFCMSKLKSNPLNVIADVYDMVINGYEVASGSVRIHKYEMQRIIFDILNINKKEQMNKFGFFLNALKYGTPPHAGLAFGLDRLVMLLMNKKNIRDVIAFPKTATANCLMTNTPSRIDDSILKELNLV, from the coding sequence ATGCGTACACGTTATTGTGGAGAGTTGAGTGATCAAGATATAGGTAAAAAAGTTATTTTATGTGGATGGGTTAATAGTTATCGTCATTTAGGTCAATTTATTTTTGTTGATTTAAGAGATATTACAGGAATAGTGCAAATTTTATTTTTAAAAAATAATAATAATTTATTTTCTCAAGCAAAAAGAATAAGAAACGAATTTTGTATACAAATTTTTGGAAATGTTTGTAGACGTAAAAAAAATAATGATAATATTAAAACTGGAACCATAGAAGTACAAGTTAACAACTTTATAATTATTAATAGTTCAGATCCATTACCAATAGAAAATAAAAATAAAAATATAGAAGATTTGCGATTAAAATATAGATATCTTGATTTAAGACGACCTACCATGTTAAAAACATTAAAGGTTCGTTCAAAAATTACAAGTATTATACGTGAATTTTTAGAAAAAAATAATTTTTTGAATATTGAAACGCCTGTTTTAACAAAGTCTACTCCTGAAGGTTCTCGAGATTTTTTAATACCTAGTCGTATACATAAAAAAAAATTTTATGCTTTACCACAATCTCCGCAACTTTTTAAGCAATTATTAATGATTTCCGGTGTAGATAGATATTATCAAATAGTTAAATGTTTTCGAGATGAAGACTTAAGATCTGATCGTCAACCAGAATTTACTCAAGTTGATTTAGAAATATCTTTTATGAATTCTATTAAAATACGTAAATTAATGGAAAAAATGATTAGATCTTTATGGAAAAAAATTTTAGGTATTGATATAGGAACATTTCCTGTTATTACATTTTTAGAATCAATAAAAAAATATGGTTCTGATAAACCAGATTTAAGAAATCCATTAGAGTTGATAGAAGTAACAGAATTATTTAAAAAAAATAATTATTTAAATTTTTTACCTTTTAAAATTCATGATCAGATTTCGATAATTTTATTATGTATTTCTAATAATACACTATTAAAATATGAAATATTAAATCAATATATTCAGAATGCTAAAAAAAAATATCAATTAGATTTATTTTGGATTCAAATTAATTCATTGGAGATAAATAATATAAAAATTCAATCTTCTATTAATTTTGAATTTCAAGAAAATAAATTATTTTTAAATTTTTTATTGAATAATTTTCCAATTCATATTGGAGATGTGATTATTTTTGGGTTAGGTAAATATAATATTCTCAACAAATATATGGGAAAATTAAGAGTTGAAATGGGTAATATTTTAAATATTACAAAAAAAAATATATGGAAACCATTATGGGTTATAGATTTTCCAATTTTTAAAAAAGATTCAAATGGTGTTTTACAATCTATGCATCATCCTTTTACAGCTCCTAAAAATTTTTGTATGTCAAAATTGAAAAGTAATCCATTGAATGTTATAGCTGATGTTTATGATATGGTTATTAATGGATATGAAGTAGCTAGTGGATCTGTTCGTATTCATAAATACGAAATGCAAAGAATTATTTTTGATATTTTAAATATTAATAAAAAAGAACAAATGAATAAATTTGGGTTTTTTTTAAATGCTTTAAAATATGGAACACCACCTCATGCTGGTTTAGCATTTGGTTTAGATAGATTAGTTATGTTATTAATGAACAAAAAAAATATCAGAGATGTCATTGCATTTCCAAAAACAGCTACAGCAAATTGTTTAATGACTA
- the accA gene encoding acetyl-CoA carboxylase carboxyl transferase subunit alpha, producing the protein MGLNFLNFEQPILELEEKINDLKSINFKEKKLNISLNKEIAQLRKKRLELTSKIFSNLGAWQIVQLARHPMRPHTIDYIERIFTHFQELSGDRFYADDKAIIGGLARLDGRSVMIIGHQKGRDTKEKIRRNFGMPAPEGYRKALRLMEIAERFKLPIITFIDTPGAYPGVGAEERGQAEAIARNLREMSRLSVPIICTVIGEGGSGGALAIGIGDKINVLQYSIYSVISPEGCAAILWKSSDKASLAAEAMGITANRLKSLNLIDNIIEEPLGGAHRDYEKIAYNLKKRIILDLIDIDLLNTKELIKIRYNRLMKCGYC; encoded by the coding sequence ATGGGTCTTAATTTTTTAAATTTTGAACAACCCATTCTAGAATTAGAAGAAAAGATAAATGATTTAAAATCAATTAATTTTAAAGAAAAAAAATTAAATATCTCTTTAAATAAAGAGATAGCTCAACTTCGTAAGAAACGTTTAGAACTAACTAGTAAAATTTTTTCTAATCTTGGTGCTTGGCAAATTGTGCAATTAGCACGTCATCCTATGCGCCCACATACTATAGATTATATAGAGCGTATATTTACTCATTTTCAAGAATTATCTGGAGATCGGTTTTACGCAGATGATAAAGCAATTATTGGTGGATTAGCGAGATTGGATGGACGTTCTGTAATGATCATTGGACATCAAAAAGGTAGAGATACAAAAGAAAAAATTCGTAGAAACTTTGGAATGCCTGCTCCAGAAGGTTATCGAAAAGCATTAAGACTCATGGAAATTGCAGAAAGATTTAAACTACCAATTATTACTTTTATTGATACACCCGGAGCATATCCAGGAGTAGGAGCAGAAGAGCGTGGTCAAGCAGAAGCTATTGCTCGTAATTTAAGAGAAATGTCTAGATTATCGGTACCCATAATATGTACTGTAATAGGAGAAGGAGGATCTGGAGGTGCTTTGGCTATAGGTATTGGTGATAAAATAAATGTGTTACAATACAGTATATATTCTGTAATTTCTCCAGAAGGTTGTGCAGCAATATTATGGAAAAGTAGCGATAAAGCATCATTAGCTGCAGAAGCTATGGGTATTACAGCTAATCGATTAAAGTCATTAAATTTGATTGATAATATTATAGAAGAACCTTTAGGTGGAGCACATCGAGATTATGAAAAAATTGCATATAATCTTAAAAAAAGGATTATTCTTGATCTTATTGATATAGATTTATTAAATACTAAAGAATTAATTAAAATCCGTTATAATCGTTTAATGAAATGTGGTTATTGTTAA
- the dnaE gene encoding DNA polymerase III subunit alpha produces MSKIKFVHLHVRSDYSIVDGLIKIDLLLKKMCFLNSPAIAITDFSNFHGLIKFYKSACSMGIKPIIGVDFHMLSSFNNEIFDITILAKNNEGYHNLMYLISKSYSSGCKKLGPLIKQKWLIKYKNGLILLSGSTNGDIGIFLLRKDKVLLNKCINFYKLHFYSNYYLELVRTKQKNQDQYIKSAILLSKKENLPVVATNNVRFLNKNDFEAHSIRVSIHNGCMLSDFKKTQKYTEEQYLRTEIEMCELFSDIPEALENSVEIAKRCNVQIEKKKYFLPNFFTNPTRIEDFLVKCAHNGLKERLSILYPNFKSSDIFFKKYYQRLNDELKIINKIGFPSYFLIVMEFVQWSKQKGIPVGPGRGSGAGSLVAYALKITDLNPLDFDLLFEPFLNMERISMPDFDIDFCVKKRDLVIEHVKEKYGRDSVAQITTFGTMTAKSVIRDVGRVFGYSYSFVDRIAKLIPNDFGITLKKALKIELQLQDMYNNDEDVKLVIDMSKKLEGIIRNVGKHAGGLVISPTKITNFTPLYFDENRTNPVTQFDKDDIEYVGLVKFDFLGLKTLTIINYALKMINMLKERKKLDYINIINIPLNDLKVFNLLKKGQTTAIFQLESQGMKDLIKRLCPDSFEDIIALVALFRPGPLQSGMVDNFINRKNGKEKIYYPDIKWQHTLLKPILSSTYGIILYQEQVMKIAQTLAGYTLGEADLLRRAMCKKDPIEMKRQQLIFQAGVKKKGIDPNLGLKIFNLVEKFAGYGFSKSHSAAYALITYQTLWLKTHYPAFFMASVMTAEMDNLEKIVVLIDECLKMKLKILPPNINFGFYKFYVNENNEIVYGLGAIKGIGTSIINNIVFSRKKYGLFDNIFDFCIKIDNKKINKRVLEKLILSGAFDVFKLNRIKLIEILPHALKLSEQKNKNFFLGQKDMFGLSNYISEKIKSSFLNSSHLHYSNEFILNGEYETLGLYLSGHPITPYLKEIHYYNNGIKLRDINSNTENQVLIIIGLITSIKILRNKNGQKIAICILDDRSGRLDIFLFSKIYDKYQNLLKKNEIICAKGRIVFDNFRDNYKMIVYELISLIEIRNKYIKNISIILMKNQINILLLKEIENILKKYISGKIPINILYCQENAKNIRLILGNKWKVVVSNNFLVELRNLLGEDRIKIEF; encoded by the coding sequence ATGTCTAAAATTAAATTTGTACATTTACATGTTCGTAGTGATTATTCTATTGTAGATGGATTAATAAAAATTGATCTTTTACTGAAAAAAATGTGTTTTTTAAATAGTCCTGCAATAGCAATTACAGATTTTTCAAATTTTCATGGATTAATAAAATTTTATAAATCTGCATGTTCTATGGGAATTAAACCAATTATTGGAGTAGATTTTCATATGTTATCATCATTTAACAATGAAATATTTGATATAACAATTTTAGCTAAAAATAATGAAGGTTATCATAATTTAATGTATCTTATTTCAAAATCATATAGTAGCGGTTGTAAAAAACTAGGACCATTGATTAAACAAAAATGGTTAATAAAATATAAAAATGGTCTTATATTATTATCTGGTTCTACTAATGGTGATATTGGAATTTTTTTATTGCGTAAAGATAAAGTTTTATTAAATAAATGTATTAATTTTTATAAATTACATTTTTATTCAAATTATTATTTAGAACTTGTAAGAACAAAACAGAAAAATCAAGATCAGTATATTAAATCTGCCATTTTATTATCAAAAAAAGAAAATTTACCAGTAGTTGCAACTAACAATGTTCGTTTTTTAAATAAAAACGATTTTGAAGCACACTCAATTCGTGTATCTATACATAATGGATGTATGTTATCTGATTTTAAAAAAACACAAAAATATACTGAGGAACAATATTTACGTACTGAAATAGAAATGTGTGAATTGTTTTCAGATATACCTGAAGCATTAGAAAATAGTGTTGAAATAGCTAAGAGATGTAATGTACAAATTGAAAAAAAGAAATATTTTTTGCCAAATTTTTTTACTAATCCAACAAGAATAGAAGATTTTTTAGTTAAATGTGCTCATAATGGATTAAAAGAAAGATTATCTATTTTATATCCTAATTTCAAATCATCTGATATTTTTTTTAAAAAATATTATCAACGTTTAAATGATGAATTGAAAATCATTAATAAAATAGGTTTTCCAAGTTATTTTTTAATTGTTATGGAATTTGTGCAATGGTCTAAACAAAAAGGTATTCCTGTAGGTCCAGGAAGAGGTTCTGGTGCAGGTTCTTTAGTTGCATATGCTTTAAAAATTACAGATCTAAATCCATTAGATTTCGATCTTTTATTCGAACCTTTTTTAAATATGGAACGTATTTCAATGCCTGATTTTGATATTGATTTTTGTGTGAAAAAACGTGATTTAGTTATTGAACATGTAAAAGAAAAATACGGTCGTGATTCTGTTGCACAAATTACAACTTTTGGAACTATGACAGCTAAATCAGTTATTCGTGATGTTGGAAGAGTTTTTGGTTATTCATATAGTTTTGTTGATAGAATCGCAAAATTAATACCTAATGATTTTGGTATTACATTAAAAAAGGCATTAAAAATAGAATTACAATTACAAGATATGTATAATAATGATGAAGATGTCAAATTAGTTATTGATATGTCGAAAAAATTAGAAGGTATTATTCGTAATGTGGGTAAACATGCTGGAGGATTAGTTATTTCACCAACAAAAATTACAAATTTTACTCCTTTATATTTTGATGAGAATAGAACAAATCCAGTAACACAGTTTGATAAAGATGATATAGAATATGTTGGATTAGTAAAATTTGATTTTCTTGGATTAAAAACATTAACTATTATTAATTATGCTTTAAAAATGATTAATATGTTAAAAGAAAGAAAAAAGTTGGATTATATTAATATAATTAATATTCCTTTAAATGATTTAAAAGTTTTTAATTTATTAAAAAAAGGGCAAACTACTGCAATATTTCAATTAGAATCACAAGGAATGAAAGATTTGATAAAAAGATTATGTCCTGATTCATTTGAAGATATTATAGCATTAGTAGCACTTTTTCGTCCTGGTCCATTACAATCAGGAATGGTTGATAATTTTATTAATAGAAAAAATGGAAAAGAAAAAATTTATTATCCTGATATTAAATGGCAACATACTTTATTAAAACCTATTTTGTCATCGACTTATGGAATTATTTTATATCAAGAACAGGTTATGAAAATTGCACAAACATTAGCTGGTTATACATTAGGAGAAGCAGATTTATTACGTCGTGCAATGTGTAAGAAAGATCCAATAGAAATGAAAAGACAGCAATTAATATTTCAAGCTGGAGTAAAAAAAAAAGGAATAGATCCTAATTTAGGATTAAAAATTTTTAATTTAGTAGAAAAATTTGCTGGATATGGGTTTAGTAAATCTCATTCTGCTGCTTATGCATTGATTACATATCAAACTTTGTGGTTAAAAACACATTATCCTGCTTTTTTTATGGCATCTGTTATGACTGCTGAAATGGACAATTTAGAAAAAATTGTTGTTTTAATTGATGAATGTTTAAAAATGAAATTAAAGATATTACCACCAAATATTAATTTTGGATTTTATAAATTTTATGTTAATGAAAATAATGAAATTGTTTATGGATTAGGTGCTATTAAAGGAATAGGAACATCAATAATTAACAATATTGTATTTTCTAGAAAAAAGTATGGTTTATTTGATAATATTTTTGATTTTTGTATTAAAATAGATAATAAAAAAATTAACAAAAGAGTTTTAGAAAAATTGATTTTGTCTGGAGCATTTGATGTTTTTAAATTAAATAGAATCAAACTAATTGAAATATTACCACATGCTTTAAAATTATCAGAACAAAAAAATAAGAACTTTTTTTTAGGCCAAAAAGATATGTTTGGTTTATCGAATTATATATCAGAAAAAATTAAAAGTAGTTTTTTGAATTCTTCTCATTTACATTATTCTAATGAATTTATATTAAATGGAGAATATGAAACTCTTGGTTTATATTTAAGTGGACATCCTATTACTCCTTATTTAAAAGAAATTCATTATTACAATAATGGAATAAAATTACGAGATATTAATTCAAATACTGAGAATCAAGTATTAATTATTATTGGTTTAATTACATCGATTAAAATTCTGAGAAACAAAAATGGACAAAAAATAGCAATCTGTATTTTAGATGATCGTTCTGGTCGTTTAGATATTTTTTTATTTTCCAAAATTTATGATAAATATCAAAATCTTTTAAAAAAAAATGAGATTATATGCGCTAAAGGTCGTATTGTATTCGATAATTTTAGAGACAATTATAAAATGATTGTTTATGAATTAATTTCATTAATAGAAATTAGAAATAAATATATAAAAAATATTTCTATTATTTTGATGAAAAATCAAATCAATATTCTATTATTAAAGGAAATTGAAAATATATTAAAAAAGTATATTTCTGGAAAAATACCAATTAATATTTTGTATTGTCAAGAAAATGCAAAAAATATTAGATTAATTTTAGGGAATAAATGGAAAGTAGTAGTTAGTAATAATTTTTTAGTAGAATTAAGAAATTTGCTTGGAGAAGATCGAATAAAAATAGAATTTTAA